In Brachypodium distachyon strain Bd21 chromosome 2, Brachypodium_distachyon_v3.0, whole genome shotgun sequence, one genomic interval encodes:
- the LOC100822315 gene encoding transcription factor NIGTH1 codes for MDSSPSDLTLDYTPNGNGNGGGGGGHPMTPKQAPLVVEQHHLTAAEQASATTTVQKLQEFLSRLDDERLKIDAFKRELPLCMQLLNQAMEAYRQQLEACQMGSSHGGTAGPGRAPLVLEEFIPLSKNIDAADQNQQAASENPKASWMVSAQLWNGPPPSSADAPQTPKERSEHPPLDAGTRGNGGAFLPFTKEMITTTADHSPAALLPELALAPGAEKDALVGINNGLSASGDKKPYLHHDAGGGGNNGLAVARRDDDVLQNGSQTTTAAAAPQTNRKARRCWSPELHRRFVNALQILGGAQVATPKQIRELMKVDGLTNDEVKSHLQKYRLHTRRPMQAPAAPPAGAPQLVVLGGIWMPPDYAAQAAQAAAGPAAIYGAHPATQTHYTAAVSSAAAQEYYHSAAAHHHHLQQQQHHHPHPAMAHGRAMAPPAAAYKVHHPVAASPESEGRGSGGGGGGGRERSESIEEEGEGEDDEDDEDAIAADAEAEEIKY; via the exons ATGGATTCTTCTCCTTCTGACCTAACCCTAGACTACACTCccaacggcaacggcaacggcggtggcggcggcgggcatcCGATGACCCCGAAGCAAGCGCCGCTGGTGGTGGAGCAGCACCATctgacggcggcggagcaagcgtcggcgacgacgacggtcCAGAAGCTGCAGGAGTTCCTTTCCCGGCTGGACGACGAGCGGCTCAAGATCGACGCCTTCAAGCGCGAGCTCCCCCTCTGCATGCAGCTCCTCAACCAAG cCATGGAGGCGTACAGGCAGCAGCTGGAGGCGTGCCAGATGGGGAGCAGCCATGGCGGCACGGCGGGGCCAGGCAGGGCGCCGCTGGTGCTGGAAGAGTTCATACCGCTGAGCAAGAACATCGACGCGGCGGACCAGAATCAGCAGGCGGCGTCGGAGAACCCGAAAGCGAGCTGGATGGTGTCGGCGCAGCTCTGGaacgggccgccgccgtcgtcggcggACGCCCCGCAGACGCCCAAGGAGCGCTCCGAGCACCCGCCTCTCGATGCCGGCACCCGGGGCAACGGCGGCGCGTTCCTCCCGTTCACCAAGGAGATGATCACGACGACGGCGGATCATAGCCCGGCCGCGCTGCTTCCGGAGCTCGCCCTCGCGCCCGGCGCCGAGAAGGACGCCTTGGTCGGAATCAACAATGGTCTGTCTGCCTCTGGGGACAAGAAGCCGTATCTTCACCAtgacgctggcggcggcggcaacaacGGCCTGGCCGTCGCGAGGAGAGACGACGACGTACTGCAGAACGGGTCGCAGACGACGACAGCCGCGGCAGCGCCGCAGACGAACCGGAAGGCACGGCGGTGCTGGTCGCCGGAGCTGCACCGCCGCTTCGTCAATGCGCTCCAAATCCTCGGCGGCGCTCaag TGGCGACCCCGAAGCAGATCCGGGAGCTGATGAAGGTGGACGGATTGACCAATGATGAGGTGAAAAGCCATCTCCAG AAGTACAGGCTGCACACGCGGCGGCCGAtgcaggcgccggctgctcccCCTGCCGGCGCGCCGCAGTTGGTGGTGCTGGGGGGCATATGGATGCCGCCGGACTacgcggcgcaggcggcgcaggcggcggcggggccggcggccaTCTACGGCGCGCACCCGGCCACGCAGACGCACTacacggcggcggtgtcctcggcggcggcgcaggagtACTaccactccgccgccgcgcaccaccaccacctgcagcagcagcagcaccaccacccgcacccggccatggcgcacgGCCGCGCTAtggccccgccggccgccgcctacAAGGTGCACCACCCGGTGGCGGCGTCGCCGGAGTCCGAGGGCcgggggagcggcggcggcggtggcggcgggagggaGAGGTCGGAGAGCAtcgaggaggaaggcgagggcgaggacgatgaagacgacgaggacgcCATTGCCGCGGACGCCGAAGCCGAGGAGATCAAGTACTAG